The Palaemon carinicauda isolate YSFRI2023 chromosome 7, ASM3689809v2, whole genome shotgun sequence DNA window aaataaatcagaaagGGAGAAATTTTCCGTTGCTGATATAAGTGGTACAACCAAACGATAGCTTTTTGCTTTTGAGAATAggcctaaaaaaaataaaaaataaaaaaatatatatatgtatatatatatatatatatatatatatatatatatatatatatatcagaaagggAGGAATTTCCCATTGCCGACTTATGTGGCAGAACCAAACGATGGGTTTTTGCTTTTAGATataggcctaaaaaaaaaaaaaacagaaagggagAAATTTTCCGTTGCTGATATGTGGTAGAACCAAACGATAGGTTTTTGCTTTTGAGAATaggcctaaaaaaataaaaataaaaaaataactcagAAAAGGAGATATAACACCTACCTACCGAGGGCTTGAACCAGACGATGAGTTTTTGCTTTTGGGAataggcctaaaaaaaaaaaaaaaagaactcagaAGGTTTGATGTAACACCTACCTACCGAGGGCTTCATAGAGTTCGTGATTATTGATATAAACTTGTTcgaagcgaagaagaattgcttgaccGAAAGAGATGGCGCTCCTCGTCCAACGCCTTTTTGGGAAGACACTAACGAACATTATGGAGATCCTTCaaactacctctagagagtctagaaCTCTAGATAGTTGTCAACTTACAAGACAAGTTACCGTGAGGGTACTCctaatcacctccgccaacgaaattggaaggaggttacgttttaaccCTTCTTTGCGTGTGTGtatttgaacagcttcctgggccacaattttaatcgtaatgaaacttccagggattacctattatgtaaagagctgcaaatgattaaattttggaagatcagtatcaaaggtcaaggtcctccTGGTTACCTCAgacaacgaaattggaaggaggttatgttttactaccTGTTTGCGTGAACAGCTTCCTAaacacaattttgatcgtagagtaatgaaacttgcagggattaattattatgtaaaaaactgcaaattattaaattttggaaggtcaaggtcacggtcaagcaaaaggtcaagaaacaaGCTGCCGCTTCGGAGGTCTGCGCACTACTGAGAACGCCTCTAGTTCCTCAGTTTTATAAATAGCCTTTAGCTTTGTTATACTGTTCTGGAGGCATTTTGAAGGGGAAAATATATACCATTCTCACTTCCATAAGTTTCAATCAATTCAAACgcgtttttaaaaataaaaacttaataataGTAAGGTTGATAATTATCATTCAATTAAGATACGTTTATTCATTGGTGtctatattttaaataaaatacatGCTCATTTCATACGTAAAATATAAAgcttatgtgtatgtataaacaaattTGGTCGGGATAATGATGTTGAACAATGAATGGAATATGTATACAAAACTACAGAAAGGAAACTATATTCATTGTGTCTTTAGCGTAAGGACAGTAATACTATAAAGCTGTTAACAAGTTACATATGAAAAATGAAACTTTATTCTTATGTGGCATAATGTGATACAATGTTAACAATAGAACCATAAAGATTTATATGTCATTAATAGGACATAAAATCTATTTAACACATGTATAAAAGGATCATACAgacgtatatatgtacagtatatgtatatgtatatatatatatatatatatatatatatatatatatatatatataatataaatgtacatatatatcccCAATATAATAGAGAAtgtatcaggctatatatatatatatatatatatatatatatatatatatatatatatatatatatatagagccaggcacttgctctttattatataggggatatatatatatatatatatatatatatatatatatatatatacacacatgcacacacacacatatatatatatatatatatatatatatatatatatatatatatatatcgggtcacACTGAGCTCTCCCCCATCCCTCGAATAACGGGAacagaaagtagtcataccctagtaaaaagggtgtgggtgtgtgtgtgtgtgtgtgcatatctatctaaataaatatCCTGTGATTAGTTCTAGATGAAATATCCTTCTACACACAGGTACACAGTGTAATCACATATTTTGTACCACTGTTGAAATACTTATAATAAAGGTCTCCATGATAATGACTGAATCTATTCTGCATTCGTGGTTAACTTGGGTTACATTTTTCAATGGAAGGTGATTTGAGAATGAAAAATGTTCCTTGCAATATCAACATGAGAAATTTTATCAAATACTTTAATGTACTAAAAATATGATCCATTAGTGGGTACATTGTTAATCATGTGTTGATTACACATCAGAActgaattttgaaaacaaaatatttaattcatcactatgtataattaaatatttaattcATCACTATGTACAACTGCATTAATAAGATTTATTGGAGGGTACATTGTTAATTATATGGTAATTACACATCAGaactaaatattgaaaaaacaaaattatCACTATGTACAATTTAATAAACACGATCCACGTGGAGTACATTATTAATTATATGTTAATTACACATTAGAACTGAATACTGAAAGTAAAACACTTATATTATCACTATGTACAATTGAAGAATCTATTCCTTCAGTCACCGTTCAAACACATTTCTAAAAAACGCAATTTCTTAGTTTCTGACATTTCGAAAGAAAGTACCTCATTATAAGTTTCAGTTTTCAAGATCCCGTAGAGGAACTGTCGGCATCTTTGACCATCAGTAATGAAAATGCGTCCATTTCTGGTAACGCTTGGATGTCGTCGAATGCACTCAAGTTATCGTCGAAATCACAAGACTCTTCGTCAGGTAAAAGGTCGCTCAGATCACTGACGCTTCCAGGCGAAGTCCGCAAGTGATCCGGCTTGAAATAGCGCTGGTTGGCTGGATCGGGGCTGCAAACGGAAGGCTCTTCCAGATGAAAACCATCCAAGAAAGATATATCGGATGGACGCCCGCCTTCCAGTATGTGCGATAGTGTCCGTATGTAACTGACGGCCAATTTAAGCGTCGTAATCTTCGTCATGGAGGAAGCTTCTCGCCTCCTGCAGAAGTCTGGTAGAATCCGACGGAGGGTTTCGAAGGCGTTGTTTATCTCCTTCATTCGCTGGCGTTCGCGAGCATTCGCGGTCTTCCTGCGGTATTTGGAAAGCGGGGCAGGTCGAACTCTGGACGCCTTTGATACTCTTCCCGGCTCATCTTCTCGACGTTTCTCCGCCTGTACTCGTCTGATTACGTTGCGTGGTCTTAGGCCATACTTCTTGGCAGCCCCGGCAGATGACCTCAACTGGACGCCATCAGTCGTGCCTCTCTCGTCCTTACCGCTACCACTATCAGAGTACTTCATCGAGGGATTTGTTCGAGAACTAACGTTCTCGACTTTCGTATCTTGTCTTACGATCATGGTTTCGTCAACTGACTCTGAGCATCAGTTTCCGAGTGAGATATAGCTGAAAATGTGGCTTTTTTTCTCGTGAGGATTCAATCTTTATAAGTAATAAGTTTCTTATTCACTTATCGAAACGTGTCTGTGATATCTATTTGGGTATTTGATAACCATTACAGAGATTATTGCAACCAGTGGATGTCGTGAACGAGATGGTATCACTCAGCAGGCGATTGTTTGTCATACCAAATCATAAACAGAAACTTTTGGTGTAAGCTTGTATATGTCAAATTGCCCAAAGAAAAGAGTTATTTTGATACAGACGATTTCTCTATATTCGGGTATAAAGGCTTAAATATAAACATTCCTTTAAAAAGGGCACCTACATTTACAATACCAGCACTGaataattcattcattttattcaatgcttttcacagttgtgggctacagcactgaataattcattcattttattcaatgcttttcacagttgtgGGCTACAGCACTGAATAAtccattccttttattcaatgcttttcacagttgtgGGCTACAGCACTGAATAATTCATTCCTTTACATTCATTGTAAGAGTAAATTCCTTTTTTCTGCTTTCTTGTCTTCCCTTGTGCCTGTTTCTTTCAACAACTTAGACTTAATTCACTATTGATATTCGCAATATTCAAAGACTTTTTAACATTTCACTATTCCATCTTCTAGCACATTTCTCAATGTTAGAATTAGGTCTTTACTGTCAAATATTTTCCGTaagaaaaaacggtaaatgcctggcaacatttattccaggatttttaccgctttaaaaacaatattgacgttaaggagtgatattacggtcaccaacccgtaaaagatagtaacaaattaaggtgaaattacggtcgcctgtatttttactgaaatacggctgatgaCAGAATATTTCtaaggagaatttcccattaaaatgatGGTTTTTTAACAGTGTCTTAAAACACACCATTCGTAAATTTATCTGAGCTACGGCTGAGaatagaatttccgattaaaattgcggtgtttttttaactattaaaaaatatttttcataaactcTGGTCACAAAAATTGGGTCACTCTCTTACTGAATAGTCAACTTGGCTATTTATGTTTTTGTTCATATTTATCACTTTAAACAATTAGCTTCCTCTGATTTTTGTTTTTCTAAATCACTGttagagtacactcggacacactattttatgtcatttctcttcctcttgttttttttcttaagttttaataatttgtatatgaaagatttgttgactgttgttactgttcttgaaatatttcatttcaattgttaattacttctcttttagtttatttgtttccttatttactttcctcactgggctatttttcccggttggagcccttgggcttatggtatcctgcttttccaagtaggattgtagcttagccagtaataacaataataataataattttcataaaaaaggacTTTGGAGTCTTTTAATAGTCCTTAAAAGAAATTCTCATTTGGAATAAGATTTGATTGATATTTTTCACTGTGATTCGGAATCGACGGCAGATATATATTCAAAGTCCacattcaaataaaaacaaactattGCAATTATCAGAgctgaaaatatttttaattttcaatagaaTTTTAGTGAGAAAATTATTCAAGTGAGTCTTAAAATACACTTAAAAATTGAAGGAAAtatttcaagactttttttttttttcaataaatttgtaattttttgcaATGACTTTTTTTCccttaatatcaaaatattttcataattttggtttcAAATATTCCAAATATTACAGGAACATTTCCTATTTCCTCTTTCactctaatatatattttttttttctgggactaTTTCAcaactcctcgctgctgggaggaaggacgttggtgactggtacaacacacgaacatacgctaagcgatgtcaggcagggcagctaatcgggactatggtctaccgataaggcacaacacacgaacatacgctatcggggtctaagcgatgtcaggcagggcagctaatcgggactatggtctaccgataaggcacaacacacgaacatacgctatcggggtctaagcgatgtcaggcagggcagctaatcgggactatggtctaccgataaggcacaacacacgaacatacgctatcggggtctaagcgatgtcaggcagggcagctaatcgggactatggtctaccgATAAGGCACAACACACGAGCATACGCTTCCGGGGTCtcagcgatgtcaggcagggcagctaatcAGGACTATGGTCTACCCATAAGGCAAAGTCCTTCAAATGGAAGGCAACTGGGGTTAACCCCACACAAATTGGAAAAAGGCACGTTAATAGATCTCACAATACATTGGGATTCAGTTATTACAATGTTTGGGGCATTTTCTCTCTCGTAAAGCACTTTTTATCAGACTCATTCATATTCTATTTTTCTAATAAAATCCTTTTGTTTACGACTGATTCAGAAGCAATATTCATCCATCCCTTGGCCGTTGACGACTCGTTGCTTTCTCGTATCAGTTATGAACTGGAATGAGAATTAAAATACAATTATTAGTAGTTGAAGTGATTGACATTTCCATAAGGCGTAATACGCACATTTATGGCATATGGGAAaatattaagattatatatatatatatatatatatatatatatatatatatatatatataaatatatatatatatatatatatatatatatatatatatatatatataaatatatatatatatatatatatatagagagagagagagagagagagagagagagagagagaatatacataaacttataaaaatatttcacaatatttcacaaatatatattacacacacacacacacacacacacacacacatatatatatatatatatatatatatatatatatatatatacgcagtatatatatacatacatatatatatatacattatatatatatatatacataatatatatatatatatatatatatatatatatatatatatatatagagtatatatatagagtatatatatatatatatatataaatatatatatatatatatatatatatatatatatatatatatatatatatatatatatatatatatatatacgggaataGTGACGCAAAACGAACAAACTTAATTTCTTACCAGAGTAAATTTGAAGTTCTGTCCTGTTGTCCCGGACGCAGTAGTCATGGTGTTAACAGAAAGGCCAGACAAGACCTCTTACCCGAACAAGAGATCGCCAGCCACTGACAGTCTGACACTGACACTTCGCCTCGGTCGGTGCCCAACATTTACCGACCTCTCTCCTCTGACGTCACAGATGAAGATCAGCGCGCGCAACTTTTTAATTAACCTTACGGTTTCATCTCGGGACAATGTCATATTTGGCATTTAGATTTcaggaacatttatatatatatatatatatatatatatatatatatatatatatatatatatatatacacacacacacatatatatatatatatatatatatatatatatatgtatatatatatatatatatatatatatatatatatatatatatatatatatatatatatatatgtagatatttccTATAGTGAATTTTGGAAACATTTCTGCCAACTCAGATGAATTCCatgaacacaattttttttttttaaagatttctttccatattgccatttaaaggtttaaaggttactcatgaatggcataggtaagggacagtgacagtgccctatcatgcaggacaatgcgctagagactgaccatatatacatatgatcagcacacaagctaggactaagggggaccaggcaatggccggtgatgactcagcagatagacctataggcttctctaaactccccatccttagctcacaaggacggtgtagttgcagcgaccaaaggaactaatgagtttgagcgggattcgaaccccagtctggcgttctagtctactgcaggacaaaggtctcagacatgtctaagtcatgactggggtttggccattttcgtcaccacgctgaccacttcagattggtgatggtgggagactttggtctgactgctcacagcaaaccaacctatcatatgggtggccctgactagtacagctttgctgatcatggcgatacacaaaccctttcgccacgcttaaggtatccccactcagaaaggggtaactgaagtatagagaaatatatatatatatatatatatatatatatatatatatatatataaatatatatatatatatatatatatatatatatatatcatatatatattatatatatattatatatcttaaatatatatatatccatatatatatatacatatatatatatatatatatatatatatatatatatacatatatgcatatatatatatatatatatatatatatatatatatatatatatacatatatacatatacatatatatatacatatatatacatatatacatatatatacatatatatatatatatatatatatatatatatatatatatatatatatatatatatatatatatacaaatacatacatacatatatatatacacatatatacatgaatatatatatatatatatatatatatatatatatatatatatatatacacagtatgagtgtgtgtgtgaatcttGCTTGCAACCAGTGAAGTCTTACGTAAAAGAAGGTTGGCATTATACGAATTAGCAACAAAAACGAGACATTGATATCaatgcggtggccgatgtggtaatatccctgactggtgaacgccagacgggggttcgagtcccgcttaagcacgttggttcctttggtcactgcaacctcaccctccttgtgagctgaggatggggggattgggggagcctacaggtctatcagccgagtcatcagcagccattgcctggccctccttggtcctagcttgggtagagagggggcttgggcactgatcatatgtaggcaatatatagtcagtctctagggcattgtcctactcgatagggcaatgtccctgtcccttgtccctgccattcatgagttgcctttaaacctttaaaaggtacaaATATTTAAGCGGCATAAAATTACACTATCATTCATGTATTTTCAGAA harbors:
- the LOC137643446 gene encoding class A basic helix-loop-helix protein 15-like — its product is MIVRQDTKVENVSSRTNPSMKYSDSGSGKDERGTTDGVQLRSSAGAAKKYGLRPRNVIRRVQAEKRREDEPGRVSKASRVRPAPLSKYRRKTANARERQRMKEINNAFETLRRILPDFCRRREASSMTKITTLKLAVSYIRTLSHILEGGRPSDISFLDGFHLEEPSVCSPDPANQRYFKPDHLRTSPGSVSDLSDLLPDEESCDFDDNLSAFDDIQALPEMDAFSLLMVKDADSSSTGS